GGAAACATTTTTACGCGCATTGCGGGATGCCGAGTACGGAAATTGGAGTCCCTATATATGTAAACAGTAGAAATTCAaccttttctttaattttaatttctgaataaagtgttcttgttcttcgtcTCCGAGACAGAGCATCGCCGGAGAAGAGAGCAAGACCGAGACAGAAAGGGCGATACGTTTTCACAGATTGCCCTCTCCGTCTCGATCGaccttatttattaataatcaCATTAcctataatattattattattattattattcccttttcattcttctttttccattcattttcattttcattttcatgtgTTCCCTCATTGTTCCTCCCCTTAATTCCTAGTCTTTCATGCGACGGTTGAATGCCCCTAAGAAGAGGCACGTTTCTAGAATTCCCATTATGGATCCCACCAAGCTGCACCTTCGATCTAGCAGCCGACCCAATTTGTTCGCCAGGACCAACTTCAAGAATTCCTCCAAATCCAGATGCTGGCTTCCCCTTGCAGCCCTGCTTGCGTTTGCTTTCTTGTTCTCTTATATCCTCGTTTTTACAACCAACTTCCGCAGCTCCTTGAAGAGAAGGTACGGAATCGTTATCGATGGAGGTAGCACAGGGACTCGACTCCACGTGTTTCGCTACAGAGTAGAGGGTGGTTATGGGGTTTTTGATTTGGGCGAAGAGGAATTGGCGTCGATGAAGGTGAATCCTGGGCTGTCGGCGTATGCAGAAGATCCAGACGGAGCTGGAGAGTCTTTGGTGGAGCTTTTGGAGTATGCCAAGACTCGGGTTCCAAGGGATCAATGGGGGGTCACTGAAATTCGGTTAATGGCAACGGCGGGGCTAAGAGTGCTGGAATTGGATGTACAGAACCGCATATTGGAGTCTTGCCGGTGGGTGCTTCGCTCTTCGGGCTTCAAATTCCGGGATGAATGGGCGTCGGTCATTACAGGTTTCAACTTCTCTTCTCAACCTCTGCATTGTTTTTTCTATTGTTGGTGTGTTATCTCAAAGGCATTTGTTCTAGCTTctgaatttgtttataatgCATATCTGCTGACGTTATGTAAGTAATGGGTGTGTTAGGTTCTGATGAAGGGACTTATGCGTGGGTTGCGGCTAACTATGCACTTGGCACTCTTGGAAGCGATCCCCTCGAGACAACTGGAATCATTGAACTTGGTGGAGCTTCTGCTCAGGTTTGTATTGAccttatttacttttaatcagGCACAGTTTGTCTTCCGAGGGTGTTGCATCGATCTTATTTACTGAAATTTAGATGTTcttgatatatatatgtatatatttctTGTTTAGATGTGAAGCTTTCattgaaaatatgaaagaatgtACATGGACAAAAGCCCTAAAACGTTGGGAAGAAATGTTGGTAGGAGATGCTTCCACAATGTTTGGAATAAAAGCTTGAGACATCGTGCAATGTCTTTTAAAGGGTTCAGATTATTAATCCTTTTAATTTGGATAAGGCTCTCCTAAAATGTTGGGATGCTGATTTTTGAGAATTGTGGCTCAGAATTGGGAGTgggttaaatttgaattttggaatGAATAGTTGTATGGATGAACGAACGTTTTATGAAGTTCTTGAAATCTTCATATTGGGAGGTTTATGAAGACTTGAAAATCATGAAACAAGAGATTTTGAGTAGGCTTAAAGTTCTAGATGACCTAGAGGAGGGAGAGGTGAGTGATATTCTCAAGGAAGAACGTCCCTTGGCTAAAGGGGGGAGTATACAAAGTTGGTAACGAAAGAGGTGGTGAGTTGTAGACAGAAAACCAAAGTTCATTGAGCTAAGGTAGTCATGATAGTAAGAATGTTATTGACCACTTGGATTATGATTGTGGAGAGTGTTTACAGGAGGATGGAGAGATAAGGGGGAGATTCATGCTTGTGGTTTGGAATCCTATCTCTACCCAAGATTTGTCAGCTTTGGAtactccttttttctttttaaaattcctGTCTGTGAGTAACATTATGGAGAAACTTGCGAGGAATTTTTTGTGGGAGGGGTGGAGGAAGGGAGTGGGTCTCATTTGATTAGCTGGGTGGAGGTTTTGAAACCTGTTGTTTTCGGGGGTTTAGGTATAGGAAATTGGCAattcttccttattttgtttgaaactGCATTGGCCCTAACCATAAATATGCAGAAAACAGCAGTTATGGGAGTAAATGTGGCAGATTCAGATGTTGAAGCAGTGGCTGAAATGCTGGAATGTAAACAACTACCTCCCTTTTAGTTACTTTGGTGTTACTATTGTAGGGAAGCCCAATCATACTGCCTTTTGGATAAAGTCTATGATAAAATCAAAGGTAAACTTGCAATTTGGAGGGGCTTTCCGGGGCAGCGCTTTGGGTAGCATCCCTTCTTATTTCATGTCCATTTTTAGATTGCCTGTGGCTGTGCGAAAACATTTTGAGTAAGTTTTTAGGAACTTTCTTTGGAAGGGGGCAGCTGCAAATAAAGGCACTCAGTTAGTTAGGTGGGACTCAGTAAGGGCTCCTCTTTCTCTGGGATACATGGGAGTGGAAAACCTTCACCCAAAGAATATGGCTCTTCTTTCTAAACAGCTGTGGAGTtttgagaaagaagaaaatgctCGTTGGAGGGTGGTGACGAAAAGGAAATTTGGAGTTGATTTCCTCGGaggtttaaataattaaaaactgAATAGGGAATCTTAGTCCTTGGAAGGAGATTGctaagactttttttttttttttttttttttttttttttttttttttttttttNTGAGCTATAAGATGGCTACAGGGAGTGAAGTATTGTTTGGGGGATATAGATGGACTTGAAATCAAATGCAGTTATCTTCAATTTCTAAGCATCTTATTCCCAgacatattattttttgtttttcatatttaaatcatcCTTAAGACACAACCTTATACATTATTCACAAATCACAATAGGCAATGTGCATGCGTTAGCTTTCATACTTTCCTCGTTATTAACATCAATTAGGGTTGGGTCTTAGAAAACCTGTCGTCATAATGTATCATGACATTTAGTACATGCACAATCTTACCATGGAATAACTTCATACTAAGTCATGTCATCATCATGCATCTTATATTGTCatgttatcatgcatcatcatcattctaaataattaattacaaggCTTTAGGACATAAATCCCAACAatcataatatcatataaatgtacatgacacgtgcaagAGTCACGGACACATATTATCATACATTAGACAAGTCTTCCGATCGAGttgatagtaaggtcacttattTAGTTGACCTTAGCGGACGTTCTATCTTATTTTTGAGATTGACTTGACTTGTCCctcaaaattcatattaacGTGCGTGGAAGGACTTCGCCAAATTAGAAATATCCCCTTAATTCTTTCCATAATCCTACGTCTTACGTAATTACTTATATAAATgagaatttatgttttttataaaattattttcatacaaataatttaaaaccgTTTTAACAATCttgagatttttctttttcagtgtTTTTATGAGTTAGTATGgagattttatattaattaaactctttaattaatcgattttcatttattaactaTAAATCACTCCACGGTAGACTTATAGTTGCACTCTTATGTATTGTAGAATAAGttgtccattgatataataattattagtagGTCAGTTCTTCATGAGTTGTTCACAACTCTTATGTATTATAGAATAGGttgtccattgatataatcattattaGTAAGTAACTCTTC
The nucleotide sequence above comes from Cucurbita pepo subsp. pepo cultivar mu-cu-16 chromosome LG11, ASM280686v2, whole genome shotgun sequence. Encoded proteins:
- the LOC111805724 gene encoding probable apyrase 6, producing MEWRLRLRLRLRRRRRRRPRKHFYAHCGMPSTEIGVPIYSFMRRLNAPKKRHVSRIPIMDPTKLHLRSSSRPNLFARTNFKNSSKSRCWLPLAALLAFAFLFSYILVFTTNFRSSLKRRYGIVIDGGSTGTRLHVFRYRVEGGYGVFDLGEEELASMKVNPGLSAYAEDPDGAGESLVELLEYAKTRVPRDQWGVTEIRLMATAGLRVLELDVQNRILESCRWVLRSSGFKFRDEWASVITGSDEGTYAWVAANYALGTLGSDPLETTGIIELGGASAQVCIDLIYF